Proteins encoded together in one Chitinophaga sp. LS1 window:
- a CDS encoding DUF5977 domain-containing protein translates to MYITTRTRTKTILFLWMLLSICHWGKGQSPSIIPLPAEQAELFKYNSTPVSMMTGVPQISYPLYEINTGWIKVPISLSYHASGIKVGQKATWVGLGWSLMAGGSIARQIRGDEDETETYGWFNQSTPINSFGSVVTYDGRKNYYESRPDLQPDFFNYNFTGKSGRFLYSRDQKNFVTAPYQPVSITHTSDNNYVITDDDGSRYFFTQKFNTTTDNSGLQTHVIGWNLTKIISNDGADSVLFNYATVTGNGDKAADDVLTFNKVYRKNVSGTDDAASYVADEVVKTISYSYNNVPKISEIIFRQGKVKFYANTVRADYAGNALDSIVVYSNDNGTYNRVKKVSFNYSYFYTGNSYPSFTDYRLKLLSFSNEDLNGEQPEKYTFNYNSTTLPNTLSCSQDWWGFYNGVTQYTLMPKQLPSQTEIQKYGKLGTADRSASETYIMAGILNKVTYPTGGYTTYDYAMNKYERTPDNKDSTIASITLAGPAKVGVTYGWDSATTTFQVRPPNNNQDYYELDISIDFSASSANPTLSYAQEVQLRDLTTAKIVASWNSDTYLNAGTNGTAHTLTATYTCDTSHTYQLYVGINDLPTTTVTASISIAVPDNSTKYKYGGGIRVETISSYNLDNTLQKKDVYKYGENESGIGYMPTSADDMMTNIFYTTSTRRNVAVSSTGCKTEDGNKYTYIAQSTYPTVTFQGANVLYPYVTKYEYSNTRPNGKTMFTYNIPNDFVTIGNQSALGGKERIDNGLSDELPIKTSYYKFNSADSSFSLIKESVNTWELFNFSQDSALMVYPTIEYATSEHCVDSYTDYSSFVYMVKSGGRHLAAVTDNNYDDNGTVFTNTVNYTYNDKNYPQKITKLNSKNDTLVTEMRYPGEHSSTDVNAGVLDHMVTKNMLRQPYWQGNYTNSTLLSYKHTIYSDSWSANDSLIAPKIDSNWQFGNDNSLPAITTAYQSYGKYGNICQLRDGNGLTSAFTWSANGTYPVSQTAGAAINQVMYDGFEDADSWTGITRDATLSHTGTYAGLTTGCSTYTNASWCNVALTTATSFRYSGWVYSNGPGAAISLLMKTSSETGSYTYIDNVSTSTTGQWVYLEKEYSIPAGVAYISLRLDNQGSGKVWFDEVALRPAASQMSHYSYLPLVGMSSKSDEGNHTLYYEFDGLNRLKLIRNKDKNILKMYCYNYAGDINRCEGTIYYNDYQSQTFSKTCTLSGTTTSVTYAVDAGKYSSSVSVSDANAKALADIQSNGQAYADLMGDCSYFLSQQMTDTFTATCTDNGVGTTVTYTLSEGADTSTISQDDANTKAKSRLDSLGQRYANSTCTWSNEAQSGTYTRACTAANAEGTAVTYTVAAGKYTSSVSLSAANALAKQEVSDSGQVYANRNGLCYYYSDAQSVSATRECSTGYIGTTVTYTVAARHDSSLISKDSANAAALRYTKANAQSYANTNGACQTCNLLFSKKSGSSNLGTFNVAITNTSTGSTVYQQTFVDPTDAQLAVCSIIASDATYTITITAQNYLYATVNGTEKAISPGYSKSWSLAPTLTIVFSSSGTTTYSSAAVSKSFQKTSCTRDSTGSYVTYTVAAGKYTSTLSQEYVDSLANAYATANGPSYANTNGYCFPSGKNFAIVVKKGGTDPGTVSITATNTSSSTAEVKTTAITEWPYYAAITSGKTFTISIAPIGSGISMTADVNGTQKTVSSGSTITFTGNSAPIMILIWKN, encoded by the coding sequence ATGTATATCACAACCCGCACCCGTACTAAGACGATTTTATTTCTGTGGATGTTATTAAGTATTTGTCATTGGGGAAAGGGACAATCCCCGTCCATTATACCACTACCCGCAGAACAGGCAGAACTCTTTAAGTACAATAGCACCCCGGTCAGCATGATGACCGGCGTCCCCCAGATTTCTTACCCGCTTTATGAAATCAATACAGGCTGGATCAAGGTTCCAATTTCACTCAGTTACCATGCATCCGGCATAAAGGTCGGCCAAAAAGCAACATGGGTAGGTCTTGGATGGTCACTTATGGCAGGCGGCTCTATCGCACGCCAGATCAGGGGAGATGAAGATGAGACAGAAACCTATGGTTGGTTTAATCAAAGCACACCTATTAACAGTTTTGGTAGTGTGGTGACTTATGATGGACGAAAAAACTATTACGAAAGCAGGCCTGACCTGCAACCAGATTTTTTCAATTATAATTTCACAGGTAAATCCGGGCGGTTTCTATATTCCAGGGACCAGAAAAATTTTGTCACCGCCCCCTATCAACCTGTCAGCATTACACATACCAGTGATAATAACTATGTAATCACAGATGACGATGGCAGCCGCTATTTCTTTACACAAAAATTCAACACGACTACTGATAATTCAGGTCTGCAAACACACGTCATCGGCTGGAACCTGACTAAAATCATATCCAATGATGGTGCAGACAGTGTGCTATTTAACTATGCAACCGTCACAGGTAACGGTGATAAAGCCGCCGACGACGTACTAACCTTTAATAAGGTATATCGCAAGAACGTATCTGGTACAGATGATGCGGCCTCCTATGTAGCAGATGAAGTTGTCAAAACCATCTCTTACTCTTATAATAACGTACCTAAAATCAGTGAAATCATTTTCCGTCAGGGGAAAGTGAAGTTCTATGCCAATACCGTCAGGGCCGACTATGCAGGCAATGCGCTGGACAGCATTGTCGTATATAGCAATGATAATGGCACTTACAACCGTGTTAAAAAGGTTTCATTTAACTATAGTTACTTTTACACGGGTAATTCATATCCCAGCTTTACAGATTACCGGCTCAAACTCCTTTCATTTTCCAACGAGGATCTGAATGGAGAACAACCAGAAAAGTATACCTTCAATTACAACAGCACAACCTTACCCAATACCTTATCCTGTTCACAGGATTGGTGGGGATTCTACAATGGTGTAACACAATACACCCTCATGCCCAAACAACTCCCGTCTCAGACAGAAATTCAAAAGTATGGGAAGTTAGGCACTGCAGACAGGTCCGCTTCTGAAACATATATTATGGCAGGAATCCTGAATAAGGTAACCTATCCAACCGGAGGGTATACCACTTACGATTATGCCATGAATAAATATGAGAGAACGCCTGATAATAAAGACTCTACGATAGCTTCCATCACACTGGCCGGTCCTGCAAAGGTAGGCGTCACTTATGGCTGGGATAGTGCCACAACGACATTCCAGGTCAGACCTCCTAACAATAACCAGGATTATTACGAGCTGGATATCTCAATAGATTTTTCAGCATCTTCTGCCAATCCAACGCTGAGTTATGCACAGGAGGTACAGCTGAGAGACCTTACCACTGCCAAAATAGTAGCCAGCTGGAATTCTGATACCTATCTCAATGCAGGTACAAACGGGACAGCTCATACGCTCACGGCCACTTACACCTGCGATACCAGTCATACATACCAGTTATATGTGGGGATCAATGATCTACCCACTACTACGGTGACTGCAAGCATTTCCATCGCTGTTCCAGACAATAGTACAAAATACAAATATGGTGGTGGAATCCGTGTAGAAACAATCAGTAGTTATAATCTTGACAATACCTTGCAGAAGAAAGATGTGTATAAGTACGGGGAAAATGAATCTGGTATAGGTTACATGCCTACTTCAGCGGACGATATGATGACTAATATCTTCTACACTACCAGTACCAGGAGAAATGTCGCGGTATCTTCTACTGGTTGTAAAACGGAAGATGGTAACAAATATACTTATATCGCCCAATCTACCTATCCTACTGTCACCTTCCAGGGAGCGAATGTATTGTACCCTTATGTTACAAAGTATGAATACAGCAATACCCGCCCCAATGGTAAAACAATGTTTACTTACAATATACCCAATGACTTTGTCACCATTGGTAACCAATCTGCCCTTGGAGGAAAGGAAAGAATTGATAACGGGCTTTCAGATGAATTGCCAATAAAGACTTCGTATTATAAATTCAACAGCGCTGACAGCTCCTTTTCACTTATAAAAGAATCAGTCAATACCTGGGAGCTATTCAACTTTAGTCAGGACTCTGCCCTCATGGTGTACCCGACAATAGAATACGCTACCTCTGAGCATTGTGTAGACTCTTATACTGACTACAGTTCATTTGTCTACATGGTAAAAAGCGGTGGGCGGCATCTGGCTGCTGTTACAGATAATAACTACGATGATAATGGTACTGTATTCACTAATACGGTCAACTACACCTATAATGATAAAAACTATCCTCAAAAAATCACAAAACTCAATAGTAAAAATGATACCCTGGTCACAGAAATGCGCTACCCCGGTGAACATAGCAGTACAGATGTAAATGCTGGTGTGCTGGACCACATGGTGACTAAAAACATGCTTCGTCAACCCTACTGGCAGGGCAACTATACCAACAGTACCTTATTAAGTTATAAACATACCATTTATAGCGACAGCTGGAGTGCTAATGACAGCCTGATCGCACCAAAAATTGACAGCAACTGGCAATTCGGTAATGATAACAGCTTGCCTGCCATCACGACGGCCTATCAGAGCTATGGTAAATATGGCAACATCTGCCAGCTTAGAGACGGCAATGGTCTCACTTCTGCATTTACCTGGTCTGCCAATGGCACCTACCCTGTATCACAAACAGCAGGTGCTGCTATAAACCAGGTCATGTACGATGGATTTGAAGATGCTGACAGCTGGACAGGTATCACCCGCGATGCGACCCTATCTCATACCGGCACCTATGCAGGTCTGACTACAGGATGTAGTACCTATACCAATGCTTCCTGGTGCAATGTCGCATTGACAACCGCTACCTCCTTCCGCTATTCCGGTTGGGTATACAGTAATGGTCCGGGGGCAGCCATCAGTTTACTCATGAAGACCAGCAGCGAAACAGGCAGCTATACCTATATAGATAATGTATCTACATCCACCACCGGGCAATGGGTATATCTCGAAAAAGAATATAGCATCCCTGCCGGCGTCGCCTACATCAGCCTTCGCCTCGATAACCAGGGTAGTGGTAAAGTATGGTTTGATGAAGTGGCACTACGACCCGCAGCATCACAAATGAGCCACTATTCTTATTTACCACTGGTAGGTATGAGCAGTAAATCAGATGAAGGAAATCATACCCTGTACTATGAATTCGACGGCTTAAACCGCCTGAAACTAATCAGGAATAAGGATAAGAACATCCTGAAAATGTATTGCTACAACTATGCCGGCGATATAAACAGGTGTGAAGGCACTATCTATTACAACGATTATCAAAGTCAAACTTTCAGCAAAACCTGTACACTGAGTGGAACCACCACCTCCGTTACTTATGCAGTCGATGCTGGTAAATATAGCTCAAGCGTAAGTGTGAGTGATGCCAATGCAAAAGCACTCGCCGATATTCAGTCAAACGGACAGGCGTATGCAGACCTTATGGGAGACTGTAGTTATTTCCTGAGTCAGCAAATGACAGACACTTTTACTGCAACATGCACCGATAATGGCGTAGGTACAACAGTCACCTATACCCTTTCAGAAGGTGCAGATACATCCACCATCAGCCAGGACGATGCGAATACAAAAGCAAAATCACGTCTTGACTCACTGGGGCAACGCTATGCCAACAGTACGTGTACGTGGAGCAATGAGGCACAAAGTGGTACCTATACCCGGGCATGTACAGCTGCCAATGCAGAAGGAACAGCGGTTACCTACACCGTTGCAGCCGGTAAATACACCTCTTCAGTCAGCCTCTCAGCTGCCAATGCATTGGCAAAACAGGAAGTATCCGATAGCGGACAGGTATATGCCAACAGAAACGGTCTTTGTTATTATTACAGTGATGCACAATCTGTAAGCGCTACCCGCGAATGTTCTACAGGTTATATAGGTACAACCGTCACCTACACCGTAGCAGCGCGGCACGACTCTTCCCTTATCAGCAAGGATTCAGCCAATGCTGCAGCGCTGAGATATACAAAAGCCAATGCACAATCTTATGCAAATACCAATGGTGCATGTCAAACCTGTAACCTTCTCTTCAGTAAGAAATCCGGTAGCAGCAATTTAGGCACCTTTAATGTGGCCATTACCAATACCTCTACCGGATCCACCGTATACCAACAGACCTTTGTCGATCCGACAGATGCACAGCTGGCAGTATGCTCCATCATCGCCAGTGATGCCACCTATACTATTACCATTACAGCCCAGAATTATCTGTATGCCACCGTGAACGGTACAGAAAAGGCGATCAGTCCGGGCTACAGCAAATCATGGTCACTGGCACCTACACTGACCATTGTCTTTTCTTCCTCCGGCACAACTACATATAGCAGTGCTGCTGTAAGTAAGTCATTCCAGAAAACCAGCTGTACCAGAGACTCTACAGGATCTTACGTTACCTATACCGTGGCAGCCGGCAAGTATACGTCTACCCTATCACAGGAATATGTTGATTCACTGGCCAATGCATATGCTACTGCAAACGGACCATCCTATGCGAATACAAATGGTTACTGCTTCCCTTCAGGTAAGAATTTCGCAATAGTAGTAAAGAAAGGTGGTACCGACCCTGGTACAGTCAGCATCACCGCTACCAATACCAGTAGTAGCACGGCAGAGGTGAAGACAACAGCCATCACGGAATGGCCATATTATGCCGCCATCACCAGTGGTAAAACATTTACAATTTCTATTGCCCCCATTGGTTCCGGCATATCTATGACCGCCGATGTAAATGGCACCCAGAAAACAGTTTCATCTGGCTCCACCATCACTTTCACCGGCAATTCCGCTCCTATTATGATTCTTATCTGGAAAAATTAA
- a CDS encoding right-handed parallel beta-helix repeat-containing protein: MKINLMIALLVLVCTSCSKNEDQVKLPSPVSTAAIGEVTAAATTTVTTEAALKTAVANAKAGDVIVISGTIKLTSTLQLLNSGTSSSKINIYGGTLNAAGAGSWAVKVNGSYWNIQNMRITGGPSSGIVFQSGGNNYVNNITSDYNGNTGIQVYNGAYNVSINNSYSNQNYDVSAGGEDADGFACKLSSGTGNSFTGCYASYNSDDGWDLYGNPAPVKISGCTAEHNGKGSNGDGNGFKLGSSGQSIAHTITNCVANYNSPGWGFTRNGNAKGVIIYSGLSGTGNAAGLSDL, encoded by the coding sequence ATGAAGATCAATCTGATGATTGCCCTATTGGTATTAGTATGTACCAGCTGTAGCAAAAACGAAGACCAGGTGAAGCTGCCATCTCCTGTTTCCACTGCCGCAATCGGCGAAGTAACCGCTGCTGCTACCACTACTGTCACTACGGAAGCGGCTTTGAAAACAGCCGTAGCCAATGCTAAAGCAGGTGACGTCATCGTCATCAGCGGCACTATTAAGCTGACCAGTACCCTACAATTACTCAATAGCGGTACTTCCAGTTCCAAGATTAATATTTATGGTGGAACACTTAATGCTGCCGGCGCTGGTAGTTGGGCTGTGAAAGTAAATGGTAGCTATTGGAATATCCAGAACATGCGCATTACCGGCGGCCCCTCTTCCGGGATCGTATTCCAGTCAGGAGGAAATAATTATGTGAATAACATCACTTCTGATTACAATGGGAATACTGGCATCCAGGTGTACAATGGCGCCTATAATGTAAGTATTAATAATAGTTATTCTAATCAGAACTATGATGTATCTGCCGGTGGTGAAGATGCTGATGGTTTTGCATGTAAGCTGTCAAGTGGTACTGGTAATTCATTTACCGGTTGCTATGCTTCTTACAATTCAGATGATGGATGGGATCTGTATGGTAATCCAGCTCCTGTAAAGATCAGTGGTTGTACTGCGGAGCATAATGGTAAAGGTTCTAATGGTGATGGTAATGGGTTTAAGTTAGGTAGCTCTGGTCAGAGCATTGCACATACTATTACAAACTGTGTGGCGAATTATAACTCTCCGGGTTGGGGTTTTACAAGGAATGGTAATGCGAAGGGAGTGATTATTTATAGCGGTTTGAGTGGGACAGGTAATGCTGCCGGATTAAGTGATTTGTAA
- the treF gene encoding alpha,alpha-trehalase TreF encodes MRTIPVICLIVLFAACRPTAKEESPVQLFPGLFEDVQSAHIFPDSKTFADAIPKKTPGEIMTSYRRQKQQSSFQLADFVNDHFTIPVPAAANYVTDTTQDVSAHIRSLWKVLQRTPDKQETGGSLIPLPHPYIVPGGRFREVYYWDSYFTMLGLKEDGDTAQIDNIIQNFVWLIENHGSIPNGNRTYYLTRSQPPFFSLMLELDNRPVSFYLDALQKEYDFWMHSAQKETDEHVVYLPDGHKLNRYFDKGTWPREEAWTEDIQTAKRPFNNKSKETVYKELRSGAETGWDFSSRWFEDGHSLKTIHVTDIVPVDLNCLMYHLEMTLAAAYREKGNTSKAAEFEKAAKQRADDIIKYCWDDNKGWFMDYDFRKNAQTGIPSLAGIYPLFFGIASQAQADKMMKELQEEFLQPGGLVATPIETGQQWDAPNGWAPLHWMAIAGLMKYHKDSLAGEIASRWSHLNIKTFRATGKLLEKYNVVDTTLAGGGGEYPNQDGFGWTNGVLLKILHMQERGELKYP; translated from the coding sequence ATGAGAACAATACCTGTCATTTGCCTGATCGTACTCTTTGCAGCCTGTAGACCAACTGCCAAAGAGGAGTCTCCTGTCCAGCTATTTCCAGGGCTTTTTGAAGACGTACAATCAGCACATATTTTCCCGGATAGCAAAACCTTTGCAGATGCTATCCCGAAAAAGACACCCGGCGAGATAATGACTTCTTACAGAAGACAAAAACAACAGTCCTCCTTCCAGCTGGCGGATTTTGTAAATGACCATTTTACAATTCCTGTACCCGCTGCGGCTAATTATGTGACTGATACCACACAGGATGTATCTGCCCATATCCGTTCATTATGGAAGGTGTTGCAACGAACGCCTGATAAGCAGGAGACGGGCGGCTCGCTCATCCCTTTGCCACATCCGTACATTGTACCCGGTGGAAGATTCAGGGAAGTGTATTACTGGGATAGTTACTTCACCATGCTCGGTCTGAAAGAGGACGGTGATACAGCACAAATTGATAATATCATCCAAAACTTTGTATGGCTAATTGAGAACCATGGTAGTATTCCCAATGGCAATCGTACCTATTACCTGACACGTTCACAGCCACCTTTCTTCTCATTGATGCTGGAACTGGATAATCGTCCCGTTTCATTTTACCTGGATGCTTTGCAGAAAGAATATGATTTCTGGATGCATTCCGCACAAAAGGAAACTGATGAACATGTGGTATATCTGCCAGACGGGCATAAGTTGAACAGGTATTTTGACAAAGGGACATGGCCACGGGAAGAAGCATGGACGGAGGATATCCAGACTGCAAAACGACCTTTCAATAATAAATCCAAAGAAACGGTTTACAAGGAACTGCGCTCCGGTGCTGAAACCGGCTGGGATTTTAGTAGCCGATGGTTTGAAGATGGGCATTCGTTGAAAACGATTCATGTGACGGATATTGTACCTGTGGATCTGAACTGTTTAATGTATCACCTGGAAATGACATTGGCAGCAGCTTATCGTGAAAAAGGGAATACTTCAAAAGCTGCAGAATTTGAAAAAGCGGCGAAACAAAGAGCAGATGATATCATTAAATATTGCTGGGATGATAACAAGGGATGGTTCATGGATTATGATTTCAGGAAGAATGCTCAGACGGGCATCCCAAGTTTGGCGGGCATATATCCATTGTTTTTTGGAATTGCTTCGCAGGCTCAGGCTGATAAGATGATGAAGGAATTGCAGGAGGAATTTTTGCAACCTGGTGGATTGGTAGCAACGCCGATAGAGACAGGGCAGCAATGGGATGCGCCGAATGGATGGGCACCATTGCACTGGATGGCGATTGCAGGTTTGATGAAATATCATAAGGATTCATTGGCGGGAGAGATTGCTTCAAGATGGTCGCATTTGAATATAAAGACTTTTAGGGCAACCGGAAAATTGTTAGAGAAGTATAATGTAGTGGATACGACGCTTGCTGGTGGGGGAGGAGAGTATCCGAACCAGGATGGGTTTGGTTGGACGAATGGCGTGTTGTTGAAGATATTGCATATGCAGGAGAGAGGTGAGCTGAAGTATCCCTGA
- a CDS encoding SOS response-associated peptidase yields the protein MCYDVSFHTNIQLTLDIFPNLQDNRQMELNSDALIHVEGHALPLYYVINTKDGAPQLTNMEWGVTPLYVKDPKERKARRSGMINARSERILDDHKSYWYRIRNNRCLIPVSGIFEHRQINGWKNKVPYLVQMKETPLFFLPGLYQESTEVDTATGELLQAGTYTLITRPANELMAQIHNSGENKHRMPLFVHHEMAKQWIDPELSEAGVREVLNYEIPVDELRYSTVYTIRGAKLRPDHKEKDTHWEWQALPPLGNDTPLNARTQQSLF from the coding sequence ATGTGTTACGATGTCTCTTTTCATACGAATATTCAACTTACGCTTGATATCTTTCCTAATCTTCAGGATAACAGGCAAATGGAATTGAACAGTGATGCGCTTATTCATGTGGAGGGGCATGCGCTTCCATTGTATTATGTAATTAATACGAAGGATGGGGCGCCACAGCTGACCAATATGGAATGGGGTGTGACGCCTTTGTATGTAAAAGATCCGAAGGAAAGGAAGGCGAGGCGGTCCGGGATGATAAATGCCAGAAGTGAGCGGATACTCGATGACCATAAGTCTTATTGGTACAGGATCCGGAATAACCGTTGTCTGATTCCGGTGAGCGGGATTTTTGAGCACCGGCAGATAAATGGGTGGAAGAATAAGGTGCCTTATCTGGTGCAAATGAAGGAGACGCCTTTGTTCTTTTTGCCTGGATTGTACCAGGAGAGTACGGAGGTTGATACGGCCACAGGTGAGTTACTTCAGGCAGGTACATACACCCTGATTACGCGTCCGGCGAATGAGTTGATGGCGCAGATACATAATAGTGGGGAGAATAAACACCGGATGCCGCTTTTTGTACATCATGAGATGGCGAAACAGTGGATTGATCCGGAGTTGTCAGAGGCTGGGGTGCGGGAAGTGTTGAATTATGAGATACCGGTGGATGAGTTGAGATATAGTACGGTATATACGATTCGTGGAGCGAAGCTGCGGCCAGATCATAAGGAGAAGGATACGCATTGGGAATGGCAGGCGTTGCCGCCGTTGGGGAATGATACGCCGCTGAATGCGAGGACGCAGCAGAGTTTGTTTTAG